One genomic segment of Dehalogenimonas alkenigignens includes these proteins:
- a CDS encoding homocitrate synthase/isopropylmalate synthase family protein, whose protein sequence is MPKIYIIDVTNRDGVQTAKLGLSKLEKTMINLYLSEMGVFQSEFGFPTTRHETNYLRANLRLAELGVISPLRLEGWLRAISSDVELGFKMVPGLKHVNLSISTSRQMIDGKFKGKKSRRDIINEMTAAVDTAYRLGAETVGVNAEDASRTDIDYLIEYGQAAKAHGAVRLRYCDTLGYDDPFSIYEAGQVLAKGVALPIELHCHGDLGMAVANSVAGARGVIDGGQDAYINTTLNGIGERAGNADLVATVLALTKSKSFAGKYELGQPIDLTKSWKIAKFASYAFGVPIPINQPGVGANAFAHESGIHADGVLKDPHNYELYGFEELGRGDPEMVETGREICAGEYSGISGFSHIMGERMSWHFKDKEEAQEILELVRYANVLSHKPLVEDELLFIARYPHTAKRLLTMTPLGSAEPDPILGTDSRL, encoded by the coding sequence ATGCCAAAGATATACATAATCGATGTCACCAACCGCGACGGCGTTCAGACAGCCAAGCTGGGTTTATCTAAACTGGAAAAGACCATGATCAATCTCTATCTCTCTGAGATGGGCGTTTTTCAGTCGGAGTTCGGCTTCCCCACCACTAGGCACGAGACCAACTACCTCCGCGCCAATCTGCGCCTCGCCGAGCTCGGAGTCATCAGCCCGCTGCGGCTGGAGGGCTGGCTGCGGGCGATCTCTTCTGATGTCGAGCTGGGCTTCAAGATGGTACCGGGCTTGAAGCATGTGAACTTATCCATTTCTACCTCGCGCCAGATGATTGACGGCAAATTCAAAGGCAAAAAGAGCCGCAGGGACATCATTAACGAGATGACCGCCGCGGTGGACACCGCCTACAGGCTCGGCGCGGAAACCGTCGGTGTCAACGCCGAGGACGCCTCCCGAACCGATATCGACTATCTAATCGAGTACGGACAGGCTGCCAAGGCGCACGGCGCGGTCCGCTTGCGCTACTGCGACACCTTGGGATATGACGACCCGTTTTCCATATATGAAGCCGGGCAGGTCCTGGCGAAAGGCGTTGCCTTGCCCATTGAGCTACACTGCCATGGAGACCTGGGGATGGCGGTAGCCAACTCCGTAGCAGGCGCCCGCGGTGTCATCGACGGCGGCCAGGATGCCTACATCAACACTACCCTGAACGGCATTGGCGAGCGCGCCGGCAATGCCGATCTGGTGGCCACGGTGCTGGCCCTCACCAAGAGTAAAAGCTTCGCCGGTAAATATGAGCTTGGGCAGCCTATTGATCTGACCAAAAGCTGGAAAATTGCTAAATTCGCCTCTTATGCGTTTGGGGTGCCGATCCCCATCAATCAGCCAGGCGTCGGCGCCAATGCCTTCGCCCACGAGTCCGGCATCCACGCCGACGGAGTGCTCAAAGATCCCCACAACTACGAGCTTTACGGCTTTGAGGAACTTGGCCGCGGCGACCCCGAGATGGTGGAAACCGGGCGGGAGATCTGTGCTGGGGAATATTCGGGCATCTCGGGCTTTTCCCATATCATGGGAGAGCGTATGTCCTGGCACTTCAAAGATAAAGAAGAAGCTCAGGAGATCCTGGAACTGGTTCGCTACGCCAACGTGCTGTCGCACAAACCGCTTGTGGAGGATGAATTACTGTTCATCGCCCGCTACCCTCACACAGCGAAACGTCTCCTCACCATGACGCCCTTGGGTTCCGCCGAACCGGATCCCATTTTAGGCACGGATTCCAGGCTCTAG